Sequence from the Festucalex cinctus isolate MCC-2025b chromosome 21, RoL_Fcin_1.0, whole genome shotgun sequence genome:
agcactttttatcaatattttttgcattaagtactgtatcggctATTttgacagtcacgtgatcatcgtgacgtatcgcatgcgtaaaatacacattgaatgacgtGGCTGCCAGCGACAACAAAGAACCCACGAGGAATTAACGCGTCCCACAtaaaaggtggaattacgccttacagcaaagaagcgcttgttcaaaagcagtacagccacgaaGGACTCACTAAAGATTTGTTTTTAACCGAAAGCTGGatgaaactggcagatccagccgccGGCTGACTTTTACTCGGCTAGGCTAAGTTACGTGTCGTGTGCtcagcacgctttagcccacattaggagcggccacccccacacggaatgacatgaaacttgGCGTGCTAAAGATTTGACTGatcagaattggcgcagtatttgggatctttttcttgcccatttcGTCAGCAAACTCCCACTGAAATGAGCGAAGGTGGCTTCTGCTTGTGCACGGGAAAcctcatcacgatcacgtgatcaGGATAACAGCATTCAAGgcggtatgttcttattttgatactttatcggttgaaaagaaaattcagagaataagatgccagagatatttgcacctttgttctttgtacacaatgcgtaatccaatactggaaaatgagttcTAATTCTTCTATCTCATGGTTGAAAATAGTGTATGTAATGTAGAGTATGCATCAAAGGGGCCTCGCACCACCACCTGACCCCTTTCTCTAATCCTCTGTTGGataatctttttgtttttgtggaaacagTCCACGCCATTTGTTTTATCCGGACCGGACGCCGCACATTTCTggcatcgggaaaaaaaaataaaaattgtcacCAATTTGTCCAGTTTCCAGCCCGGGTTTGTCTTTGCCTTCACGCTTCAATCCGCAGCCTTGAATACGAACGCGAGCTGGTCcgcgcttttttcttttttttaacgcatGCGGCTAATCGGGCTAATTGCGTGCGCTATTCCGGAATGAGCCTCGCAGTCGGGCTTCTCTGCCTTCAAGTCAGCCATACGCGCACTtggtttgctttttattttttgtccctcAGCGCTACTTCCTTTCTGAATCGGCTTCCTTTGTTTGCTTTCGGCTTTGCGCTTCACTTCACGCGGGCGCACGCAGGTGAATGTGTCGCACAGCAGTCATCAGCACGCTGCAATAACTTGGACAGGTGATAATCTGCTTTGgctgggtgcaaaaaaaaacgaagttgGTGCGTAGCAGCCAGTTGTTAccaaaacgtgtgtgtgtgtgtgcgcgcaggtCCTCGCCGCCTTCCCCTGACGCCGTGGGAGAGCAACGTGGTGAACCGCCTGCAGCAGCCCACGCACTCCTACCTGGCTCGGAGTCGCAGCGCCATGAGCCTCTCCGGAGAGCAAACGGGtaagacccccccccaaaagcCCCGCCCACTTCCGTCAGCAGCCAACAACGGGACCGGCTCACTGGGAAGCGCCTCGTCGATGGCCGCAAGTGCTGCCCGTCGTTCGCGTTGCTCTCTTGACCCGGACGCTTTTTCTGTGCTAATCAGATTGGCTGCGACTTAAAGCATTAACACTGTCTGAAACTTCCTTCGCCGGCCTGTATCAGGCACTCGTGCACACGTAAGCTGTTCACCATGTCATTCTCGACTGTTACTTCACCTTGTTTcccgggaaagaaaaaaaaaaaagtgaattccaAGGAAAGTGTAAGGTCCGATATCCCTTTGGCCTTATAATTCCGAATATTATTCAAATACATCCCAGAACATCAAGTTTAACTTTAGACTGTGCATAAGGATTACCTATTTACTTTGTGAGATATTTTGTGTATCCCAGCTCAAAATGAGTGCTActatttccttccttcctcactTTCCTGTCAGTTTTCAGCTCACAGTGTCCGTTTCTCTTTCCTGCATGTTGAACTAAAAGCGTGACAGACTGACTGAATTCTTATCAATGTCACTACTAACGCTTTTCATTTCCTTCAAACTTTTCTTCTTCCCTTCCTCTCACTCCTTTGCTTCCACCCTTCAAACATTCCTATTCATTTCTTCCCCCTCATGCGTACCCCTTGCGCCCCTCCGGCCGACCCGCTCCATCACCATAGCCATGCCTGTGTGTCCTCGCTCAGTGTCGTGCCACCCCGTGGGCTCCGTGTCATTCAAGAGCCTGCAGGGCCGCCCGCTCTCTCACAGCCGCAGCCACGACCGCAGCCTCGGCAGGGAgacgtcctcgtcctcgtccgcGCCCGCGCGCAGGAGGACCACCGGGACGCCGCAGGTGGGTCGGACTCTGTCGCCGTATTTCTTCATATTCTCCAAGAGTAGCTGAATTTGTTTCAGTTCATTGCATTGGCATTGGTGTGGGGAATTTGCACCCCCttgtggtgacttttttttcttttttttaataagtaaaaTGATACCACTTTCAAGGAAGGGAATCTTGTTTTTCGATCAAACGACTGTGTGGGTGATGAATTGCATATGAGTAACTGCCGTTTGATTTGCAATTTGGTCACCCGCCTCGTACAGACTCCGCAGAAGAACCGAGATTCTGTCAGGAAGTCGTGGAGCAACCTGTCGGTGCCGTTGGGCCCTGCGCTGACCTTACCCCTCAAATTGAGATCCTCGTCGCCTATCAAAAGGAACACAAAAGTAACGGCGCCCTCTCCTGGAAGGTAGGAACACTGAGCCTGTACGAGTACAAAatcgtctcgcgggccggattaaacccatttgcgggcctgaacTGGCCAGCGAGCCTTATgattgacacccctgctgtaaatcCAATTTCATGAAACAACACTAGAATTGAGTTTATATGTCAGTGGAGTATGTGTCACTCACCCTGACTGTCCACcactgaacaaaaaacaaaacaaacaacaacctgTTCTTGTTTTCTGCAAACAGGCCCCCTCAGAAGATCACAGCACTCCCCCCGACCCCCAAGACGCTCAAGTCTCCCGGGGCGGAGGACCCCGGAAACCTGCGCCCCGTCAGGGTGTCGCCAGACATTGCGCAACCCGGCAAAACCCACGAAGCGGAAGACGAGCAGGTCCTCGGTCCTCCCCAGCCAGCGGAACACAACAAGACGGAGCAAACCACAAGAACGGCAACCAGCGGCGAGTTCTTGCTGGATTGAAATGTTCATTTGACTTGAGCtgcgttttttgtgttttaaagttGATGTTTCTTTTAGACCCCGCCCTGAGGACTCCCGCCGGGACGACGGATCGAGAGGAGGCGAGCCGCATCCTCGCTGAGAATCGGCGGCTGGTCCGCGAGCAGCGAGAACGGGAGGAAGAGGAACGAAGGCGGCAAGAGGAGCAGGCGAGGTACCGGACGTCGACCAAATTCCAAACGGTTCCCTTCAGTGACAATTTCGTTGGTGAAAGATTTTCCTCATCATTTTCGTcatgaacgttttttttttcagaggaaaatgaaaagaaaactaaaatagaagccgtTCATTGAGTTGAAAACGATAACTAaatttgactgacaatttcgtcaaggactaaaacgaaaatgagaacagtgacaaaaattcacacaatccagtcggaaggaatgaaacgcgggttggagaaaagaatCACTCAAAAACTGTTCAATGTTCACAGCACTTTatttaaacatgtttacattggttttgcagctgtaagattaatttcagttatgcaccttttttttttatttaggtgataACTGTGTTATATTCTTGTAcgttcgtcatgtttcattgtaacaaTTAATAAATACACCACAAGTTGAAAAGTATGTTGAAggaaaattgtcaatttagttgactaaaatacaACCAAATGACTAActtatgactaaaacttgaaTTAATTTTCATCAAAAGACTATCACTAAAActcaattcaaatttcttgtcaaaatgaacccttttttttttcttttttttttcccttgcttCTTTTCAGGTTAGCCAAGGAGGAGATGGCTCGTCGCAAGGCCGAGGAGCGAGCCAGGCGAGAGGAGGAGGCCCAGCGGCAAGCGGAGGAGAGGAGGctgaaggaagaggaggagagaaGGATGGAGGAGGAGCGACTCCGGCAAGAGCGAGAGGAAGCCGAGAGAGCACAGAAACAGGTCAgagaaatgcaataaaaaaaaaagaaaaagaaagcatCCCGCAATAAAACTGTCCTGGTGTTGATCATCAGCGAGAGGAGGAAGAGTCTCGGCAGAAGGAGGAGACGGAGCGACTGCGGCAGGAGAGGGAGAAGCACTTCCAGAAAGAGGAGGCCGAGCGGCTGGAAAGGAAGAAGGTGATTCGCATGCACGTCTTCAAACGGGAATCCTGACCTGCATCtaaaagtcgtttttttttgttttgttctggtcACAAGCGCCTGGAGGAGATCATGAAGAGGACGCGACGCTCGGACGCCGCAGACAAGGTAACCAAATGGCAAAATGTGCTCAAAAGTCATCAAAATGTCACTGGCACTCTGAAAGTGTTTTGTTTCATCAATCAACATTTACGTTCGGGTTTCACGCTTTGGGCAGAACTATTCTGTTCGATTTTTCTTTTCCGACATTTTCTCCATTAAGATGTTGTTCTTTTCCATTTGTAGAAAGTAACCCCCAGCAAGAGCACAGACGGCCCAGGTAACTTCAACCCAGCCACATTCCATGtcttggtttggtcatgtgacattcacacgttgagctgcgattggttacctgagcccttgtgaggtcactttcagtcgacagcaagttacaaaatgtgtttttaaaggtactaattgtacatgaaaaataatgaaagtatcaaattaattatagacaaaatatgaacttttaatTGCTAGAATGGGCTAAATAGGTGAAGTATCCATTTATTTCCTTGAAGttgacgaaattgttttttgaaatttattttgagttttttcgttagtgttatttaacttaaaaacaaaaaaccctggACAATACGAAGTAAACCACAGCATGGACCAACGTTTGGATGTTTGCTCTTCGCCAGTAGCCGGCGCCTCTCCGGCTCCATCCGAAGGGACCGCCCCCCCGCATAGCAATGGCAACGGTTGCCAAGCGGGCCCCAACTTGCTCGCCGGCACTTCCACGCACGACACTCTGATGCAGAGGTGCATTTCCTCAAACAACACACTCCATTCGGAAACGTCCACTCCGACATGTTCTTccgcttattttttttcttctcgctCGTTTGCCAGGGAGAATGGCGAGTTTGAGGAGGAGCCTTCACATTCCAGGTTGAAGGACGacgagctgctgctgctgcagcaggaggaggaggaggaggaggaggaggaggaggaggaggaggaggaggagggcaaaGGAGACGAGAGCGTCGGCGTCATGGCCTTCAAGGAGAACGGCCTCCTAAAGCCTCTCAGTGCTGGACTGGACGACATCACAGCACAACAGGGAGCAGGTTACTCACAAACACAATCACAATCCATCAGTCACCTcaaatcaactcaactttatttgtaaagcgctttaaaaacagCCATTGATGTatgcaaagtgctgtacatgaaacagaaatcggttgtgcagtaaagaataatgtaacaaaaacaagaacaaagcaaatccatccgagatgtaacaaaagcatggattaccatttctaagtgctgctgagatgggtgatttttttttttaccttagccagctgccctcagatgaaaaaagctggatttgacaactgCGGCAATTTtccggtccagtttaaagtcactgtccatcttgacacccaagTTTGAGATTGTTGGCTTTAGATCGTGTGCCAGATGacccaagtcggcaggatgagaagggctgctgggaccaaagaccagaacttgtgttttcttctcattgacgTTCAAGAAATTGAAAGCCATCACggctttgatttcttccagacaggacaaaagaggcctcaatgagaaagcgtcctTTGACTAAGCGATCCCATGTTTTCTTAGGATGGATCCCAAGGGCAGTAAATATAACGAGAACAGTAGGGGCCCCAATacagaaccttgtggaacaccatacgacaGTGGGGCGGTGTGGGCCTCGGAGCACCTAAGGCGAACACAGACTGTTCATGTCTGTTCACCTTACCAAAACATTTTGTGCAATAAGCTGTAGTTTTCGGGAAGGTCCTGTAGCAcccgatgatgtcatcattttctgaaaaagaaaataacactaaTGAATTTTCCCCACGTTTAGACGTTGCCTGATGGCGCGTCTGGACAGGACGACGCGGCCACGGACAACCGGGAAGGAAGACGCTCGGATGCGGAGGATTGCGGGAAACCCAACAGAGGCTCTTGGAGCATCGTAGACGTGCTCTTGCGCCGCCTTTCGGGACACCAACATCGTTTCCCCAAAGACAGTAACTCCAAAGATCGCCCTTCAAACATCTCAGGAGAGGATGCTTTCATTCAGGCAgtatcttttgttttgttttgttttgttttgtttttggcccATCCCTCTTGGGAATCAGCCACCGAAGGGGGAAGATTTGAGATTGACTCCAGTGACGACGGCAAAGCCAGATGAGTTGTAAAGTCATTCATTTTGAAACTtgaggtgtgtttttttgtgtttttttctctcgcttGTTTGACAGGCAGCGTCAGCAAGGCGGAAACGCAACTTATTTGTTTTCCACAAATGTTACACAAGCAAAAAGACATCGGACGAGGTTTGTGTCACgtaacatatttaaaaatgctCTCAGTGTTTATATGATAGAGATTATTGGGGTTGGACtactactgattttttttttagtttatttaattGATGTATGTATGAAACTTGATTGCtgtaacccttttttttttcttttttttttttttttctccaacatccACTTCCGACGAGCTTGCGTAATTCTGCAGTAAATCtcattcatttgaatattttgGAATACGTGCTGCTAATTGTTTTTTCGGACGCCTTAccacgtataaaaaaaaaaaatgaagacaagAATGGAAACGTAACCTTTGCACTTGGACTTGCGCCTCATGCAGTACTGCCAATgtggatgttgaagatgaattgAGCTTCAAAAGAAATGCGAAAACTGCATTGCATAGCATAAAAAGCCattctataaatatatatatgaaagtcACTCTATTTTACTAAGAATgagcagagtaaaaaaaaaaaaaaaagatctattccaagtttgaaaataaatgtctttgaCATGTTACCTTTTCTGTTTGCTGCTTGTtgtataacttgttttttttaatacaaacgcACTTTTTAAAATCTCTATTTGAGGTCAGGTGTTTAATGAAGCGGACAATGCACCCGGCAGTTGATTTCaggataaataaaaatataaatgacaaTAATTTATGATTTTATATGTATCCACAGTCATTTTTctcgggggtggggggaaaaaaaagcttatttgAGGTGAGACATTGGTTTATTcaattggtaattaattgaggatcatttttgttatttaaatgtgtgCAATTGTTCAATGAAATATGGATTACAGTTATACTGTATAATGCTAGTGATTCCCCCCAGTGacaaaaacaagatttatttgtggtgatgtgtttaaaaaaaaaataagtcgaCTATGCACCTGATCACATTCCAACAGCACATCAATTCTTGCTGTTGAGGAGCGATTTATTTGAGGtggggcatttatttatttagttaagaTGACCATGAAGCGGACAATGAATTGGGTTGTGGATGCCTATGAGCAAAACCCAACAGTGCTTTGAACACATTAGTTGCTTGTTTTCTTGAGGAAAAGCGGGAATTAATATTTGAGGTGAGGTGTTGACATGGTCTGACAACACGCATGAGGGACAAGCAAGGATGTTTAAACTGACCTCTTTGCCACCTGTTGGGCCGACAATCCCTTGATGGCGGCGATGGCCGACGCCAGACTCAAAACAAACGCGAGCGCCGTTTCCACAGAAAGCAAAATCGCGGGAAACGAAAGGCGCTCACCTCGGCGGGCAAATCGGAGCGAATGCGCAACGTGCATTTGAAAAGTCAAGCTGATCCCTCCTCGCACGAGCCGAAAGGAgcggtgagtgacgtgggtggcGTGGCAGGTCCACGTCAAGCTACGGCCGATGTGGAACTCGCAAAGCTGTGCAAGGTGCCAGACACACTTGGCCTTCTTGTTGGATGAGTTGAGGAAgaactgtgactttttttttttttttggttttctccCCCTCAGGTGCGCGATGATGTGCAGGAAGAAGCGCCGTGAGGATTCCGTACAGCCAAATTGGTGACGTCGACACAGCTCGTCCCTCTGTGAGCAATGCACGTTTATCATActaactacaattttgtgaatgaaataaaaatgaaaatgctttttcaaaaacgaaaactgaaactacatttaatgtttacaaaactataattataccgAAAATGgaatgatttatataaatgtgattttaaataatttattttgatattaattcatcggaataaggacatttgaaagtgtgtcaaacggatgtgacgtcatctagcagcagccagtaaaaaaagcaccaaaagatgacgtcaaaagttaaaaaacaaaagtcattcaGTAAGCAAATCTGCTCCACTGACAAGGGTGTAAGGATCCTTGCGACCACACGGTGGCACTGTGACGCAACTTGACGACGATCATGACGCATCgcatcaaatgtgaaaatgatgtCAGCAACTTTTTGCTCCTTCTGAGCCGTTGAATTGAATCACGTGTCCTCGTGTTCCTCCGTCGCAGTCTGCTTTGATGCTGATGACACGAAGAAAGGACAAAATGCCACCGCAATGGAAAGTGAAgacggaaaaacaaaacaaaatacaaaactggGGAAGAACCAAGACAAAAATCCTCTTGGACCCTCCACACCCGGGTCACCACCTCTCTCACTTCCCCCACTCAGGTGGGTGCTAACACAATATTTGTTGAAATATTTGCAAAGTTACTCAATCAAAAGATGTCAAAATCAACATGATGTCACGCAAATTAGTAGGGACGGGAATCTTTTGATTCGGTGCTGATTTTTGGACCTgcgatttgattcagaatcgattttcgattcagaaaTGATTTGATTAACAATGATTAGTGCTTCAATGTATAGATGAGCAAAGAATCGTCACAATTTACTCCAGTCTGACtcactaatgctaattagcacgcTACTCACGgctacttttacttttactcttacactgcaaaaaaaaaaatcaacttttatcagcataacttgatcgtgactttttccttctactctcaacttaactgtgtatcagaacacacggaaccacactgcccctaagtggccaaattgggtacaacatgaacagcgttcccaggacacaaacaagggcaagacagtatcaaatcattgaaataaaatcgattttggggacatttaaaaacgtactaaatgagaatcgtCATTCAtatgagaatcttttttttttttttttttttttttttttttttgtcacgcccCTACAAATTGGCATTGATTCGAGAACAACTGGCACTTCCTGTGTAGGCAAGTCATGTGACCGAGCTCCACCAATAGAAACGCTCTCAATCCGAGAATGTCAGCGGCACCAAAAACGCCGACGTATCTCATCGACGTTCCTTCCTCGCATCCGACCTGGAATCCGTTTGCTGACTCGATTTTGTGTCAACGCTGTCCCGGAGTTTTTCTTGCTCACGACTCGCAGCGTGCGGCGGCGGCCGATTGATCGGCGCGTCGTCCGTTGACGTCAGTCGCCGGTCGTGAGGCGCTTTTGTCCGCGGCGGGTGGCGGACTCCGCCGCCCGCCTGCCTGCCCGCCTGCTTCTTGTTGGGCAAGCGAGCGAGTTACATCACAAGCGAGGGCAGATTGATTGCTGAACGGGGTGAAGAAAAAGTGCTCGCTTCCATCAATTTGCCTCAATTCAGGACACGCAactcgaagaaaaaaaaaaaaaaatcttaaacccAAAAAAATCTACTGACCAAAAAACATTCCGACTGAAAATCATatctttattgtaaaaaaaaaaaaaaaagaagtgattttattcattgtaaatatttttgaattccCTTTGGATGGTCAccttagagcgcctcattgttgtCTGTGAGTGCGCGTATGTCACACAGAGCAACTGGAAGAACCAGGAGGTGGAaatgaaagaggaaaaaaaaaaatcagcttcatCAGCCAGCAAGTAGCTTCAGGCTGCTGTGGCCACTTAGAGTGCCTTGTGGTTGGCCACGAGTGTGCGCACATCATTG
This genomic interval carries:
- the map7b gene encoding uncharacterized protein map7b, with the protein product MPRSKGRRAGRGEGSKPRPRKGGSRSAIPALFTIAEEEEGHRRRDGIRRKTKASFYKSDDGRVSSPARPSSSLSGHVYSPTLTPTPTPTPTPTATSSSPNNYTAAPKTDSLLFNKTDERLRLARERREEREKQNAAKEAQWQAREERAKQHYERHLEERKKKLEEQRMKEEQRRLAVEEKRRQKMEDDKVRHEAVMRRTMERGQVARPKANRWSWGGPLHPSSPSTPTGFVESAFLYPLDLAGLEHVPSAFSVHRGHPMRSQYADRRSVSTVNLSKQHDAVMTKRLSSSSATLLHSPDRGLQARTTSTPAINKAQSKTRLYQGTTTHARNTGPRRLPLTPWESNVVNRLQQPTHSYLARSRSAMSLSGEQTVSCHPVGSVSFKSLQGRPLSHSRSHDRSLGRETSSSSSAPARRRTTGTPQTPQKNRDSVRKSWSNLSVPLGPALTLPLKLRSSSPIKRNTKVTAPSPGRPPQKITALPPTPKTLKSPGAEDPGNLRPVRVSPDIAQPGKTHEAEDEQVLGPPQPAEHNKTEQTTRTATSDPALRTPAGTTDREEASRILAENRRLVREQREREEEERRRQEEQARLAKEEMARRKAEERARREEEAQRQAEERRLKEEEERRMEEERLRQEREEAERAQKQREEEESRQKEETERLRQEREKHFQKEEAERLERKKRLEEIMKRTRRSDAADKKVTPSKSTDGPVAGASPAPSEGTAPPHSNGNGCQAGPNLLAGTSTHDTLMQRENGEFEEEPSHSRLKDDELLLLQQEEEEEEEEEEEEEEEEGKGDESVGVMAFKENGLLKPLSAGLDDITAQQGTLPDGASGQDDAATDNREGRRSDAEDCGKPNRGSWSIVDVLLRRLSGHQHRFPKDICFDADDTKKGQNATAMETSRQSERGPSAKADVQRRRRRQRVERANHLDGFPAGDCSGLRGGAFKQVRNVMSRPRLTLGRRRHGGGAMWSAPTSVTPPQLH